A region from the Triticum aestivum cultivar Chinese Spring chromosome 3D, IWGSC CS RefSeq v2.1, whole genome shotgun sequence genome encodes:
- the LOC123074325 gene encoding endoglucanase 2: MALNQPAIAMGLLVVLVLAAMAQVAYCAGGGTTQNYREALAKSILFLEAQRSGVLPASQRVGWRSNSGLQDGKANGVDLTGGYYDAGDNVKFGLPMAFTVTMMSWSVLEYGGQMQAAGELGNALEAIKWGTDYFVKAHPEPSVLYGEVGDGDTDHFCWQRPEEMTTSRQAYRLDPQRPGSDLAGETAAAMAAASLVFRRSNPGYANLLLQHSKQLFDFADKFRGRYDASIPVARKYYQSVSGYSDELLWAAAWLFQATDDRRYLDYLANNADAMGGTGWSTAMFSWDIKYAGVQVLAAKILLQGRAGAHAAVLQRYRQKADFFVCASLGKQGYGNVKRTPGGLLYHMQWNNLQYVTSGSFLLAAYSDSLAAARQAAVWCPAGPASPAQIMAFAKSQVDYILGSNPRATSYMVGYGFIYPLEAHHRGASIVSFQSNPSFVACKAGYAIWYPRKGSNPNLLDGAIVGGPDENDNFVDDRNNYQQTEAPTYNNAPFMGVLARLAAGGRLDRSIPDGLDNQTSVAPSLSAAGDQGVHASPIVIEQNATASWTEKGRTYRRYAVTVTNRSLNKTVHELFLGIDKLYGPVTGLDKKRYGHVLQGTAPSVPAGGSVTFEYAHAAPPANVWVTGYKLV, translated from the exons ATGGCCTTGAACCAACCAGCCATAGCCATGGGTCTCCTCGTCGTCTTGGTGCTTGCCGCCATGGCACAGGTGGCGTACTGCGCGGGTGGTGGCACCACCCAGAACTACCGCGAGGCGCTGGCCAAGAGcatcctcttcctcgaggcccaGCGGTCCGGCGTGCTCCCCGCCAGCCAAAGGGTCGGCTGGAGGTCCAACTCCGGCCTCCAGGACGGGAAGGCCAACGGG GTGGATCTCACGGGCGGCTACTACGACGCCGGCGACAACGTCAAGTTCGGGCTGCCGATGGCGTTCACGGTGACCATGATGTCGTGGAGCGTCCTCGAGTACGGCGGGCAGATGCAGGCGGCCGGCGAGCTCGGCAACGCCCTGGAGGCCATCAAGTGGGGCACCGACTACTTCGTCAAGGCGCACCCGGAGCCCAGCGTGCTCTACGGAGAG GTGGGAGACGGTGACACCGACCACTTCTGCTGGCAGCGGCCGGAGGAGATGACGACGAGCCGTCAGGCGTACCGCCTCGACCCCCAGCGCCCGGGCTCCGACCTCGCCGGAGAGACCGCCGCCGCAATGGCCGCGGCGTCGCTCGTGTTCCGCCGCTCCAACCCGGGATACGCGAACCTACTCCTGCAACACTCCAAGCAG CTGTTTGATTTCGCCGACAAGTTCCGGGGAAGGTACGACGCCAGCATCCCTGTGGCGAGGAAATATTACCAGTCAGTCAGCGGATACAGC GACGAACTGCTGTGGGCGGCGGCGTGGCTGTTCCAGGCGACCGACGACCGGCGCTACCTGGACTACCTTGCTAACAACGCCGACGCGATGGGCGGCACGGGCTGGTCCACCGCCATGTTCAGCTGGGACATCAAGTACGCCGGCGTGCAGGTCCTCGCCGCCAAGATCCTGCTGCAAGGCAGAGCCGGCGCGCACGCCGCCGTGCTGCAGCGGTACCGGCAGAAGGCCGACTTCTTCGTGTGCGCGTCCCTCGGCAAGCAGGGCTACGGCAACGTCAAGCGGACGCCCGGCGGCCTCTTGTATCACATGCAGTGGAACAACCTCCAGTACGTGACCAGCGGGTCGTTCCTCCTGGCCGCCTACTCCGAcagcctcgccgccgcccggcAGGCCGCCGTGTGGTGCCCGGCCGGGCCGGCGTCGCCCGCGCAGATCATGGCGTTCGCCAAGTCCCAGGTGGACTACATCCTGGGGAGCAACCCGAGGGCGACGAGCTACATGGTCGGGTACGGCTTCATCTACCCGCTGGAGGCGCACCACCGGGGCGCGTCCATCGTGTCCTTCCAGTCCAACCCGTCGTTCGTGGCCTGCAAGGCCGGGTACGCGATCTGGTACCCCCGCAAGGGCAGCAACCCGAACCTGCTCGACGGCGCCATCGTCGGCGGGCCGGACGAGAACGACAACTTCGTCGACGACAGGAACAACTACCAGCAGACCGAGGCGCCCACCTACAACAATGCGCCGTTCATGGGCGTGCTCGCTCGGCTCGCCGCCGGCGGCCGGCTTGATCGGTCAATTCCAGATG GGCTTGACAACCAGACCTCAGTAGCGCCATCTCTTTCTGCTG CCGGCGATCAAGGTGTGCACGCGTCGCCGATCGTGATCGAGCAGAACGCGACGGCGTCCTGGACGGAGAAGGGCCGGACGTACCGCCGGTACGCGGTGACGGTGACCAACAGGTCGCTGAACAAGACGGTGCACGAGCTGTTCCTCGGCATCGACAAGCTCTACGGCCCGGTGACGGGGCTCGACAAGAAGCGGTATGGCCACGTGCTCCAGGGCACGGCGCCGTCGGTGCCCGCTGGCGGGAGCGTCACGTTCGAGTACGCCCACGCCGCGCCGCCGGCGAACGTCTGGGTCACCGGCTACAAGCTCGTCTGA